In Rhodospirillum rubrum ATCC 11170, a genomic segment contains:
- a CDS encoding dienelactone hydrolase family protein, with translation MSVRRSAVLFAALLAPAGLGAGASAPAQAAIVEKPVAYSVDGTAFEGVLVYDDAVATPRPPVLMVPNWFGVSAAAIAQAGEIAGRDYVVLVADVYGKTLRPTTAEQAGAAAGALRADRPRLRARANAALDALLAQAGGAPMATGKVAAIGFCFGGGTVLELARSGRPLDAVVSFHGNLDTPRPEDMTKAQVKGVLVLHGAADPFVPPAQVDGFLAEMKATKLDWQLVSFGNAVHSFTDPEANDPGKSQYDETTAKRAFALMRAFFDEKL, from the coding sequence ATGTCCGTCCGCCGCTCCGCCGTCCTGTTCGCCGCGCTGTTGGCCCCCGCCGGTCTGGGGGCGGGCGCTAGCGCCCCGGCGCAAGCCGCCATCGTCGAAAAGCCCGTCGCCTATAGCGTGGACGGCACCGCGTTTGAAGGGGTGCTGGTTTACGACGACGCCGTCGCCACACCGCGCCCGCCGGTGCTGATGGTGCCCAACTGGTTTGGCGTGTCGGCCGCCGCCATCGCCCAGGCTGGCGAAATCGCCGGGCGCGACTATGTGGTGCTGGTCGCCGATGTCTATGGCAAGACCCTGCGCCCGACCACCGCCGAACAGGCCGGGGCGGCCGCCGGGGCCTTGCGCGCCGATCGTCCGCGCCTGCGCGCCCGGGCCAACGCGGCGCTTGACGCCCTGCTCGCCCAGGCCGGCGGCGCGCCGATGGCGACGGGCAAGGTCGCCGCCATCGGTTTTTGTTTCGGCGGGGGCACCGTTCTGGAACTGGCGCGCAGCGGCCGGCCGCTTGATGCGGTGGTGTCCTTCCACGGCAATCTCGATACCCCAAGGCCCGAAGACATGACCAAGGCCCAGGTCAAGGGCGTGCTGGTTCTGCATGGGGCGGCCGATCCCTTCGTGCCGCCGGCCCAGGTCGATGGCTTCCTGGCCGAAATGAAGGCGACCAAACTCGACTGGCAACTGGTGTCGTTTGGCAATGCGGTGCATTCCTTCACCGATCCCGAGGCCAATGATCCCGGCAAATCCCAGTATGACGAGACGACCGCCAAGCGGGCTTTCGCCCTGATGCGCGCCTTCTTTGACGAAAAGCTGTGA
- a CDS encoding type II toxin-antitoxin system RelE/ParE family toxin — MRRFIEDDDATGLQTAVVPKVRRIVSFLQDMEREEELRTVPSWKAHQLTGDRKGTWSLFVTKNWRITFRIDQSEIEIIDLDYEDYH, encoded by the coding sequence TTGCGCCGGTTCATCGAAGATGATGACGCCACCGGCTTGCAGACGGCCGTAGTGCCAAAAGTCCGTCGCATCGTCTCCTTTCTCCAAGATATGGAGCGGGAAGAGGAGTTGCGCACGGTTCCGAGCTGGAAGGCCCATCAACTCACCGGCGATCGGAAAGGCACCTGGAGCCTGTTCGTAACCAAAAACTGGCGGATCACCTTCCGGATCGACCAAAGCGAAATCGAGATCATCGACCTCGACTATGAAGATTATCACTAG
- a CDS encoding Tm-1-like ATP-binding domain-containing protein: MGKRLYIVGTRDTKNDELVYVRDQITQTGARAVIVDLSTSGPETFADGVAAAEVAAAHPEGAKAVFTGDRGRSIAAMAVAFESYLTGRDDIAGVIGLGGSGGTALIAPALRGLAVGVPKLIVSTVASGNVAPYVGPSDIAMMYSVTDLAGLNRISRLILANAAHAIAGMAKAPPVPLSASDKPVIGLTMFGVTTPCVNALTAALGDAYDPLVFHATGTGGQSMEKLVESGLIAGVIDITTTEVCDLLMGGVLACTEDRLGAIARTGVPYVGSCGALDMVNFGAPDTIPERYAGRTFYAHNPQVTLMRTTVEENVRMGRWIGEKLNACEGEVRFLLPEGGVSALDVPGMAFHDPEADAALFASLEATVRPTGRRQLIRVPAAINDPAFAEAVLTTFKGLMSSSNHDA; the protein is encoded by the coding sequence ATGGGGAAACGTCTCTATATCGTGGGAACCCGCGATACCAAGAATGACGAATTGGTTTATGTGCGCGATCAGATCACCCAAACCGGCGCCCGGGCGGTCATCGTCGATCTGTCGACCTCGGGGCCGGAAACCTTCGCCGATGGTGTCGCCGCCGCCGAGGTCGCGGCCGCCCATCCCGAAGGCGCCAAGGCGGTGTTCACCGGCGACCGCGGCCGCTCGATCGCCGCCATGGCCGTCGCCTTTGAAAGCTATCTGACCGGCCGCGACGATATCGCCGGGGTGATCGGTCTGGGCGGATCGGGGGGGACGGCGCTGATCGCCCCGGCCCTGCGGGGGCTGGCGGTCGGCGTGCCCAAGCTGATCGTTTCGACCGTCGCCTCGGGCAATGTCGCGCCCTATGTCGGGCCCAGCGATATCGCCATGATGTATTCCGTTACCGATCTGGCCGGCCTCAACCGCATCTCGCGGCTGATCCTGGCCAATGCCGCCCATGCCATCGCCGGCATGGCCAAGGCGCCGCCCGTACCCCTGTCGGCCTCGGACAAGCCGGTGATCGGGTTGACGATGTTCGGCGTCACCACCCCTTGCGTCAACGCCCTGACCGCGGCCTTGGGCGATGCCTACGATCCTTTGGTGTTCCACGCGACGGGGACCGGCGGCCAGTCGATGGAAAAGCTTGTCGAATCCGGGCTGATCGCCGGGGTGATCGACATCACGACCACCGAGGTCTGCGACCTGCTGATGGGCGGGGTGCTGGCCTGCACCGAGGATCGCCTGGGCGCCATCGCCCGCACTGGCGTTCCCTATGTCGGGTCCTGCGGCGCCCTGGACATGGTCAACTTCGGGGCGCCCGACACCATTCCCGAACGCTATGCCGGGCGCACCTTCTACGCCCATAATCCCCAGGTGACGCTGATGCGCACGACCGTCGAGGAAAACGTGCGGATGGGGCGGTGGATCGGCGAAAAGCTCAATGCCTGCGAGGGCGAGGTGCGCTTTTTGCTGCCCGAGGGCGGCGTCTCGGCCCTTGATGTCCCGGGGATGGCCTTCCACGATCCCGAGGCCGACGCGGCGCTGTTCGCCAGCCTGGAGGCCACCGTGCGGCCGACGGGGCGGCGCCAGTTGATCCGCGTGCCCGCCGCCATCAACGACCCGGCTTTCGCCGAGGCGGTGCTGACGACCTTCAAGGGACTGATGTCCTCTTCCAACCACGACGCATAA
- a CDS encoding phosphoenolpyruvate hydrolase family protein: protein MARIERTALLETFHEMVRQGRPIVGGGAGTGLSAKCEEQGGIDLIVIYNSGRYRMAGRGSLAGLLAYGNANEIVMDMAREVLPVVRHTPVLAGVNGTDPFCNFDHFLDQVKAVGFSGIQNFPTVGLIDGTFRANLEETGMGFGLEVDLVRLARAKDLLTTPYVFSEDDARAMTEAGADIVVAHMGLTTGGAIGAETALSLHGAAERVSAIAQAAIAVRPDVIVLCHGGPIATPEDAQFILETCPQCHGFYGASSMERLPTEIALTEQTKRFKAISR, encoded by the coding sequence ATGGCTCGTATCGAGAGAACGGCGCTTCTGGAAACCTTTCACGAGATGGTCAGGCAGGGCCGGCCGATCGTTGGCGGGGGCGCCGGCACCGGATTGTCGGCCAAATGCGAGGAGCAGGGCGGCATCGATCTGATCGTCATCTATAATTCCGGCCGCTACCGCATGGCCGGCCGCGGCTCTTTGGCCGGGTTGCTGGCCTATGGCAACGCCAATGAGATCGTGATGGACATGGCGCGCGAGGTGTTGCCGGTGGTCCGCCATACCCCGGTGCTGGCCGGGGTCAACGGCACCGATCCCTTCTGCAATTTCGATCATTTCCTTGATCAGGTGAAGGCCGTCGGCTTTTCCGGGATCCAGAACTTCCCCACCGTCGGGCTGATCGATGGCACCTTCCGCGCCAATCTTGAAGAGACCGGCATGGGCTTTGGGCTGGAAGTCGATCTGGTGCGGCTGGCCCGGGCCAAGGATCTGCTGACCACGCCCTATGTCTTCAGCGAAGACGACGCCCGGGCGATGACCGAGGCCGGAGCCGATATCGTCGTCGCCCATATGGGGCTGACCACCGGCGGAGCGATCGGGGCGGAAACCGCCCTGTCGCTGCACGGCGCGGCCGAGCGGGTTTCGGCGATCGCCCAGGCGGCAATCGCCGTGCGCCCGGATGTGATCGTGCTCTGCCATGGCGGGCCGATCGCCACGCCCGAGGACGCCCAGTTCATCCTGGAAACCTGCCCGCAATGTCACGGCTTCTATGGGGCAAGCAGCATGGAGCGCCTGCCCACGGAAATCGCCCTGACCGAGCAGACGAAACGCTTCAAGGCGATTTCCCGCTAA
- a CDS encoding hydrogen peroxide-inducible genes activator, giving the protein MFTLRQLRYIVAVADTLNFRRAAEVCLVSQPTLSVQIAEVEAFLGLTLFERTRRSVVLTPIGREIAERARGVLREANEIVDLARSLRAPLSGPLRLGVIATLGPYLLPYVLSAFREKHPSLRLYLREDPSLRLERRLRAGELDLILVDMPIDDAGLDIMDLFFEPLWLAAPPDHALADRTRVSVEDLAGRDLLLLEEGHCLRDEVLDLCRRVGAREHGGFQATSLDTLRQMVASRIGLALLPDLYVAAEAAQDPNIRMIPFSAPPVRRVGLAWRKTSARVAEFREFGAFILARLPASLAVP; this is encoded by the coding sequence ATGTTCACGTTGCGCCAACTCCGCTACATCGTCGCCGTAGCCGATACCCTGAATTTCCGCCGTGCCGCCGAGGTTTGTCTGGTGTCGCAACCCACGCTCAGCGTGCAGATCGCCGAGGTCGAAGCCTTCCTTGGGCTGACGCTGTTCGAGCGCACTCGCCGCAGCGTGGTGCTGACGCCGATCGGCCGCGAAATCGCCGAACGGGCGCGCGGCGTTCTGCGCGAGGCCAATGAGATCGTCGATCTGGCGCGCTCGCTGCGCGCTCCCCTGTCGGGGCCGCTGCGTCTGGGCGTCATCGCCACCCTCGGCCCCTATCTGCTGCCCTATGTGTTGTCGGCCTTCCGCGAAAAGCATCCCTCCTTGCGCCTTTACCTGCGCGAGGACCCATCGCTGCGCCTAGAGCGTCGGCTGCGGGCCGGTGAGCTTGATCTGATCCTGGTCGATATGCCCATCGACGATGCCGGCCTCGACATCATGGATCTGTTTTTCGAGCCCCTATGGCTGGCCGCGCCCCCCGATCACGCCCTGGCCGACAGGACGCGGGTGAGCGTCGAGGATCTCGCCGGGCGCGACCTTTTGCTGCTCGAAGAGGGCCATTGCCTGCGCGACGAGGTGCTTGACCTCTGCCGGCGGGTGGGGGCGCGCGAACATGGCGGCTTCCAGGCGACCAGCCTTGACACCCTGCGTCAGATGGTGGCCAGCCGCATCGGTCTGGCCCTGCTGCCCGATCTGTATGTCGCCGCCGAGGCCGCCCAGGATCCCAATATCCGGATGATTCCCTTCAGCGCGCCGCCGGTCCGCCGAGTCGGTTTGGCATGGCGCAAAACCTCGGCGCGCGTAGCCGAATTTCGCGAATTCGGCGCCTTTATCCTGGCCCGGTTGCCGGCCAGTCTCGCGGTTCCGTGA
- a CDS encoding DMT family transporter, whose translation MSKSPSMASQPFAGSPAAPLPMPPAENLPPAAPPPGRAPQLRLGVACLVGATVIFAFQDGITKYLASHYPIPFIVMVRYWAFALFAIALVARKPGGVRAATRSKRPILQSLRALLLVSEIGLVALAFRHMGLAEVQSIFAVYPLLVMAMAIVLLGERVGWRRWVATGVGFIGLLIIVRPGVGTFEPAALYSLASATMYALYTVLTRMVSADDSAGTTFLYTGVVGAILVTLFGGAHWTAMSGIDWGWMALLALFGMSSHFLLIKALEYAPASVLQPYNYLSLVWSGIVGYLVFNNIPDLATFIGGAVIVASGLYVLYRDRKVKGLR comes from the coding sequence GTGAGCAAGTCCCCCAGCATGGCTTCCCAGCCCTTCGCCGGTTCGCCGGCCGCTCCCCTTCCCATGCCTCCGGCGGAAAATCTTCCCCCCGCCGCGCCCCCGCCCGGCCGCGCCCCCCAGCTGCGCCTGGGGGTGGCCTGTCTGGTCGGCGCCACGGTCATCTTCGCCTTCCAAGACGGGATCACCAAGTATCTTGCCAGCCATTACCCGATTCCGTTCATCGTCATGGTTCGCTATTGGGCTTTTGCCCTGTTCGCCATCGCCCTGGTCGCCCGCAAGCCGGGCGGCGTAAGGGCGGCGACGCGCAGCAAGCGGCCGATTCTGCAATCCTTGCGCGCCTTGCTGCTGGTCAGCGAAATCGGTCTGGTCGCCCTCGCCTTCCGTCATATGGGGCTGGCCGAGGTGCAATCGATCTTCGCCGTCTATCCGCTGCTGGTGATGGCCATGGCCATCGTTTTGCTGGGCGAGCGGGTCGGCTGGCGGCGCTGGGTGGCGACGGGGGTCGGCTTCATCGGCCTGTTGATCATCGTTCGCCCGGGCGTCGGCACCTTCGAGCCCGCCGCCCTGTACAGTCTGGCCTCGGCCACGATGTACGCCCTTTACACGGTGCTCACCCGCATGGTCAGCGCTGATGACAGCGCCGGCACCACGTTTTTGTATACGGGAGTGGTCGGAGCCATCCTGGTCACCCTGTTCGGCGGCGCCCATTGGACGGCGATGAGCGGCATCGATTGGGGCTGGATGGCCCTGCTCGCCCTCTTCGGCATGAGCTCGCACTTCCTGCTGATCAAGGCCCTGGAATACGCCCCGGCCTCGGTCCTCCAGCCCTATAATTACCTCAGCCTCGTCTGGTCGGGGATCGTCGGCTATCTGGTCTTCAACAACATCCCCGATCTCGCCACCTTCATCGGCGGCGCGGTGATCGTCGCCTCGGGTCTGTATGTTCTCTACCGCGACCGCAAGGTCAAAGGCCTGCGCTGA
- a CDS encoding BMP family protein — MLRSFVKAAVLAAATAFCLPGAATAADPLKVAAVYTVPIEQQWVSRIHKALTAAKERGEIDYAYSESVANADYERVMREYAEKGNALVIGEVFGVEQAARRVAKDYPDTAFLMGSSFKPQAPNFSVFDNYIHEPSYLTGMIAGGMTKTAKIGLVGGYPIPEVNRLMNAFIAGAREVNPQASFTVSFIGSWFDPPKAKEAAFAMIERGVDVLYAERFGVSDAAKEKGVLAIGNVIDTQADYPQTVVASALWSMEPTIAKALEMVKAKTFKAEDYSVYSYMKHQGGALAPYGTFDDKIPADLKAKVEAKKQAILDGSFVVTVDDAEPKSSK, encoded by the coding sequence ATGCTGCGTTCTTTCGTCAAAGCGGCCGTGTTGGCTGCCGCAACCGCGTTCTGCCTGCCCGGCGCGGCCACCGCCGCCGATCCCCTGAAGGTCGCGGCGGTCTATACCGTGCCGATCGAACAGCAATGGGTCAGCCGCATCCACAAGGCGCTGACGGCGGCGAAAGAGCGTGGCGAGATCGACTACGCCTATTCGGAATCGGTGGCCAACGCCGATTACGAGCGCGTGATGCGCGAATACGCCGAAAAGGGCAACGCCCTGGTCATCGGCGAGGTTTTCGGCGTGGAACAGGCCGCCCGCCGGGTGGCCAAGGATTACCCCGACACCGCCTTCCTGATGGGCTCGTCGTTCAAGCCCCAGGCGCCGAACTTCTCGGTGTTTGACAACTACATCCACGAGCCCAGCTATCTGACCGGCATGATCGCCGGCGGCATGACCAAAACGGCCAAGATCGGTCTGGTCGGCGGCTATCCGATCCCCGAGGTCAATCGCCTGATGAACGCCTTCATCGCCGGCGCCCGCGAGGTCAACCCGCAGGCCAGCTTCACCGTGTCGTTCATCGGCTCGTGGTTCGATCCGCCCAAGGCCAAGGAAGCCGCCTTCGCCATGATCGAACGCGGCGTCGACGTGCTCTATGCCGAGCGCTTCGGCGTCTCCGACGCCGCCAAGGAAAAGGGCGTGCTGGCCATCGGCAATGTCATCGACACCCAGGCCGATTATCCGCAGACCGTGGTCGCCAGCGCCCTGTGGTCGATGGAGCCGACGATCGCCAAGGCCCTGGAGATGGTCAAGGCCAAGACCTTCAAGGCCGAGGATTACAGCGTCTATTCCTACATGAAGCACCAGGGCGGCGCGCTGGCCCCTTACGGCACCTTCGACGACAAGATCCCGGCCGATCTGAAGGCCAAGGTCGAAGCCAAGAAGCAGGCGATCCTTGATGGATCCTTCGTCGTCACCGTCGATGACGCCGAGCCCAAATCCTCCAAGTAA
- a CDS encoding gamma-glutamylcyclotransferase gives MIPFTLDRTTIAAGGLQDMALRHGARVRVMSPAELDASLEETLAHRPGGGDVWLFAYGSLIWNPAFHFAERQVGTVRGWHRRFCLSSTLGRGTPDCPGLVLGLDRGGACRGVAFRIPAALVRAELAVVWCREMLTASYTPRWARVSLGGTRVPAIVFTINRADPHYAPGLDDATVAARLAVARGEFGAASDYLFNTLRALDAEGIIDVGLHRIARHVRLLQAEALAPPPVETPAQAPT, from the coding sequence TTGATTCCGTTCACCCTTGATCGCACCACCATCGCCGCCGGCGGTTTGCAGGATATGGCGCTGCGCCATGGCGCCCGGGTGCGGGTGATGAGCCCGGCCGAGTTGGACGCCTCGCTGGAGGAAACCCTGGCGCACCGCCCCGGTGGCGGCGATGTCTGGCTGTTCGCTTATGGCTCGCTGATCTGGAATCCGGCCTTTCATTTCGCCGAGCGCCAGGTGGGAACGGTGCGCGGCTGGCACCGTCGCTTCTGCCTGTCCTCGACCCTGGGGCGCGGCACCCCCGATTGCCCCGGGCTGGTTCTGGGGCTTGATCGCGGCGGCGCCTGTCGCGGCGTGGCCTTTCGCATCCCGGCGGCCTTGGTGCGCGCCGAACTGGCCGTGGTCTGGTGCCGGGAAATGCTGACGGCGTCCTACACGCCGCGCTGGGCCCGGGTCAGCCTGGGGGGAACGCGGGTGCCGGCGATCGTTTTCACCATCAATCGCGCCGATCCCCATTACGCGCCGGGCCTTGACGACGCGACGGTCGCCGCCCGGCTGGCGGTGGCCCGCGGCGAATTCGGCGCGGCCTCGGATTACCTGTTCAACACCCTGCGCGCCCTGGATGCCGAGGGCATCATCGATGTCGGTCTTCACCGCATCGCCCGCCACGTCCGCCTGTTGCAGGCCGAGGCTTTGGCTCCGCCGCCGGTTGAAACCCCGGCGCAGGCGCCCACCTGA
- a CDS encoding DUF2076 domain-containing protein, whose product MNQTERDMIEGLFGKLRTVESQAPQRDSDAERFIAQRIAASPNAAYYMAQTILVQEQALKAANERLTEMERERETRPAASGGFLSGLFGGGSQPQPPRRAAPMGASYGGHSPHPGAAFANAPQGGFLAGAMQTAMGVAGGVLMGNAIMSLFSGDEAQAAEPAPEPAPEEDYAADDAGFDDGGFEEL is encoded by the coding sequence ATGAACCAAACCGAACGCGACATGATCGAAGGGTTGTTCGGCAAATTGCGCACCGTGGAATCCCAGGCCCCCCAGCGCGATAGCGATGCCGAGCGCTTCATCGCCCAGCGCATCGCCGCCAGCCCCAATGCCGCCTATTACATGGCCCAGACCATTCTCGTGCAGGAACAGGCCTTGAAGGCGGCCAATGAGCGCCTGACCGAGATGGAGCGCGAGCGCGAGACCCGTCCGGCCGCCTCGGGCGGCTTTCTGTCGGGTCTGTTCGGCGGCGGCAGCCAGCCCCAGCCGCCGCGCCGCGCCGCGCCGATGGGCGCGTCCTATGGCGGCCATTCCCCCCACCCCGGCGCCGCCTTCGCCAACGCCCCCCAGGGCGGCTTCCTGGCCGGCGCGATGCAGACGGCGATGGGCGTCGCCGGCGGCGTGCTGATGGGCAACGCCATCATGTCGCTGTTCTCGGGTGACGAGGCCCAGGCCGCCGAGCCGGCGCCCGAACCCGCCCCCGAAGAAGACTACGCCGCCGATGACGCCGGCTTCGACGACGGCGGCTTCGAGGAACTGTAA
- a CDS encoding HigA family addiction module antitoxin, whose translation MSEALGLRVKNPAHPGGFVKSEIIEALGLSVTSAAQVLGVTRAALSAVLNERAHLSPEMALRIEKAFGVSMDTLMRMQNSYDIAQARKREGEITVAPFQGKPQDRQATPI comes from the coding sequence ATGAGCGAGGCACTAGGCCTCCGTGTGAAGAACCCCGCTCATCCCGGCGGTTTCGTCAAAAGCGAGATCATCGAGGCGCTCGGCCTATCGGTGACGAGCGCGGCGCAGGTTCTTGGTGTTACGCGGGCGGCGTTGTCGGCCGTGCTGAACGAGCGCGCGCATCTTTCACCGGAAATGGCGCTGCGGATCGAGAAGGCGTTCGGTGTGTCGATGGATACGCTTATGCGGATGCAGAACAGCTACGACATCGCCCAGGCCCGCAAGCGGGAGGGGGAGATCACCGTCGCGCCCTTCCAGGGAAAGCCGCAGGATCGGCAAGCGACGCCGATCTGA
- a CDS encoding methyl-accepting chemotaxis protein: MTQTGKRSATAGGIRFGIGKRILTSFLAVAAITVGLSVLAWTSLDQSRKDYGALVDDSLPAVKDALELARSSVVLTSMAPMLQAVRSDDERKRIFDDLRGSHQALDQRITDLAARVDRPEIIAGLRKTAEEMRTTLDRLNGIAQSMLGTEAVMIEDTKTIRGLETGFAAAARKLAGSAKIEVVLGARKLANMIELLQADQTVTGAAEVAKAGEQATQAFEASLRISADAVRSLSILAQAQRAPDLETLSSLESAFKSGMASVSSQLSRLKSANVDADQLAQLQRLFDDTMMLGDEMPSLFDRRASALTQVGMANDLVEESRAIAERLGILVNNLVGAVDGDIATTVEISEARAKTTVIIQWSVAGLAVLITVLIGWWYVGKRIIGRLLRLATAMDRIAGGDLDTAIPDQGNDEISQMARTVAVFRDTAREAREAERRVAEERERAARLKREGELSLADAFDQSVGQTVQDLGGAAQTAAERADTMDQLARAVMDENRGVAQTSEEMSGQTQAVAAAVEELDSAIEEILRQTTGSSEVSGSAVREAEAMRAVMDSLNDGSGRIGEIIGLIEQVAAQTNLLAMNATIEAAHAGNAGKGFAVVASEVKNLAHQSSQSADDIRKQIAKIRADVENAVSATGRLTDIIRRNDEIVAGIASSVEQQSAATREISRNVQMVAEGVRHISSSVTLVSDVSERSGKAAAEVLAASQAMRGQVGVITGEIDSFLSGIRA; encoded by the coding sequence ATGACACAGACAGGCAAGCGGTCGGCGACGGCCGGCGGGATCCGCTTTGGTATCGGCAAGCGGATCCTGACGTCTTTTCTGGCGGTGGCGGCGATCACCGTCGGTCTGTCGGTGCTCGCCTGGACCAGCCTGGATCAGTCGCGCAAGGATTACGGCGCCCTGGTCGACGACAGCCTTCCCGCGGTCAAGGACGCCCTGGAACTGGCGCGCAGCAGCGTCGTGCTGACCAGCATGGCGCCGATGCTCCAGGCCGTGCGCAGCGACGACGAGCGCAAGAGGATTTTCGATGACCTCCGCGGCTCCCATCAGGCCCTTGATCAGCGCATCACCGATCTGGCCGCCCGCGTCGATCGTCCCGAGATCATCGCCGGCCTGCGCAAGACCGCCGAGGAGATGCGAACCACCCTTGATCGCCTGAACGGCATCGCCCAATCGATGCTGGGGACCGAGGCGGTGATGATCGAGGATACGAAAACCATTCGCGGCCTTGAAACCGGCTTCGCCGCCGCGGCGCGCAAACTGGCCGGCAGCGCCAAGATCGAGGTGGTTCTGGGCGCCCGCAAACTGGCCAATATGATCGAATTGCTCCAGGCCGATCAAACGGTGACCGGGGCGGCCGAGGTGGCCAAGGCCGGCGAACAGGCGACCCAGGCCTTTGAGGCCAGCTTGCGCATCAGTGCCGATGCCGTGCGCTCGCTCAGCATTCTGGCCCAGGCCCAGCGCGCCCCCGATCTGGAAACCCTGTCGAGCCTGGAAAGCGCCTTCAAATCGGGCATGGCCTCGGTCTCGTCGCAGCTAAGCCGGCTGAAATCGGCCAATGTCGATGCCGATCAGCTCGCCCAGCTGCAAAGGCTGTTCGACGATACGATGATGCTGGGCGACGAAATGCCCAGCCTGTTCGACCGTCGGGCCAGCGCCCTGACCCAGGTTGGCATGGCCAACGATCTGGTCGAGGAGAGCCGGGCGATCGCCGAGCGCCTGGGCATCCTGGTCAATAACTTGGTTGGCGCCGTCGATGGCGATATCGCGACCACTGTCGAAATCAGCGAGGCCCGGGCCAAAACCACCGTCATCATCCAGTGGTCGGTCGCCGGCCTTGCCGTGTTGATCACCGTGTTGATCGGCTGGTGGTATGTGGGCAAGCGGATCATCGGCCGTTTGCTGCGGCTGGCCACGGCGATGGATCGCATCGCCGGCGGTGATCTTGATACGGCGATTCCCGATCAGGGCAACGACGAGATCAGCCAGATGGCGCGCACGGTCGCCGTATTCCGCGATACCGCCCGCGAGGCCCGCGAGGCCGAGCGGCGGGTGGCCGAGGAACGCGAGCGGGCGGCCCGGTTGAAGCGCGAGGGTGAATTGTCGCTGGCCGACGCCTTCGATCAATCGGTGGGGCAGACCGTGCAGGATCTGGGCGGGGCGGCGCAGACGGCGGCCGAACGCGCCGATACCATGGACCAACTGGCGCGCGCCGTGATGGACGAGAACCGCGGCGTCGCCCAGACCTCGGAGGAGATGTCGGGCCAGACCCAGGCGGTGGCGGCGGCGGTCGAGGAGCTGGATTCGGCGATCGAGGAGATTTTGCGCCAGACCACCGGATCATCGGAAGTGTCGGGCAGCGCGGTGCGCGAGGCCGAAGCGATGCGCGCCGTCATGGACTCGCTCAACGACGGTTCGGGACGGATTGGCGAGATCATCGGCCTGATCGAACAGGTGGCGGCCCAGACCAATCTTCTGGCGATGAACGCCACCATCGAAGCCGCCCATGCCGGCAACGCCGGCAAGGGATTCGCCGTGGTGGCGAGCGAGGTCAAGAACCTTGCCCACCAGTCCAGCCAGTCGGCCGATGATATCCGCAAGCAGATCGCCAAGATCCGCGCCGATGTGGAAAACGCCGTTTCGGCGACCGGCCGGCTGACCGATATCATCCGGCGCAACGACGAGATCGTCGCCGGCATCGCCAGTTCGGTGGAACAGCAAAGCGCCGCCACCCGCGAAATCAGCCGCAATGTGCAGATGGTGGCCGAAGGCGTGCGCCATATTTCTTCAAGCGTCACCCTGGTCTCGGATGTCTCCGAACGCTCGGGCAAGGCGGCCGCCGAGGTTCTGGCGGCGTCACAGGCCATGCGCGGTCAGGTTGGCGTCATCACCGGCGAGATCGATTCCTTCCTGAGTGGCATTCGCGCCTAA